The Raphanus sativus cultivar WK10039 chromosome 6, ASM80110v3, whole genome shotgun sequence sequence AGCTGGTCGTGACCAAGAAACCACTGGTTTCGCTTGGTGGGCCGGGAATGCCCGACTTATCAATTTATCTGGTAAACTATTGGGAGCTCATGTAGCCCATGCTGGATTAATCGTATTCTGGGCCGGAGCAATGAACTTATTTGAAGTGGCTCATTTTGTACCTGAAAAGCCCATGTATGAACAAGGATTGATTTTATTTCCCCACCTAGCCACTTTAGGCTGGGGGGTAGGTCCTGGGGGAGAAGTTATAGACACCTTTCCATACTTTGTATCTGGAGTACTTCACTTAATTTCTTCTGCAGTTTTGGGCTTTGGCGGTATTTATCATGCACTTCTGGGACCCGAAACTCTTGAAGaatcttttccatttttgggTTATGTATGGAAAGATAGAAATAAAATGACCACTATTTTGGGTATTCACTTAATTTTGTTAGGTGTATGTGCTTTTCTTCTAGTATTCAAGGCTCTCTATTTTGGGGGCGTATATGATACCTGGACTCCAGGAGGGGGCAGTTCTCTGATAgctcaaatgattttttttgtgatcaataacttaattgttttgttataaaagatacaaatgatcataaaatttaatcaatattgattttatttaataaatattcacaattacaattacaattaGAAATGCTGAACCCAACATATAGAtgattattttaaagaaaacataattgtgttcatattaaaaaaattcaaacacatacatatttaatttttaaatttttattatataagctTACCATGCGCTTgtatttttctagtttaataGTAAGCcctttctttaaaaaaaagaatttatttaaaatcttaGTGTGTTCCATGCATAGTCTTTTCTACGTTCATGCAAGTCTTTAAGATTTCTTCTGAAATAAATCCCATCAGGCCTGGCAACCCATTCACGGTATTGACCACATTGCCTATTCGCGCCCGCGGCAAATGTTTCAAGCTTATCAACACTATGCATTCCACCGCGAGGAAATTGCGAACTTTTCGGAATCGCGTACCATAGATCACAAGTAAATATAGTTCTGTATCTTCGGTCATGTGTAGCCACAAAAGTATAACCCAATTCGTCATTGAATGGTATAGAGTCTCTCCCCCAGGTTCGGTATGGTTCTACAGATTTACAGTCGGTTTCGAGAGTCACACCTTTGCCGAGTTCGTTCGTGATGTTTATACGACTTATTGCGCAAGCTTCACTCGATACAAAACATATTGTAATAGCAAACAGAAACACTATgaatttattcatattttttttttgtgagataTAATTTTTGAAGTAACAAAATTATCTGTATCCTGTATTTATAATCGTTTTGTGTGGAAAACGTTTGCctctatttttaaatagtatattaatGGCTTTAGCTAAATTTGGAAACATACATGAAATTTAACAACGTTTTCCATTATTTTCAATACGGATATTGAAAATTGATGCAACTAAAGCCCCTCATTTAATTctataaaaagacaaaaatataaaagaagccaaatgtattattttgtaatataagCTTTTATTAGAGAGTCTTTATTTAATTTAGCAAGTTTTGTTTGTGGCTGGATCCTCTCTCCGGGTTCTTGTCCTGTGCTCCCCGGCTACATTACCAAAACACTAGTGAAGTTCCAAGTGATCAAACTCCATGCAAATTCTAACAGCAacaagcaagcaagcaagctAACTACTTTTCTTTTGTCTCTTCTTcgaatctcctcctcctctgcgCGTCAATTCAATTCACACCCAAGGTATCTCCTTTCTTCTCCTTCTAGGGATTGTTTCTCCTAAAAAGTCACTTCCTTTCCTTGTTCCCAGATCTCCCTTTTGTCTTACTATCTTCTTTTGCTAATTACCTCAATATTGATTCATCTCTTCCAAAGTTTTAATCTTTTCTTGTGAATCTTGAAGAGAGCAGAAAGATTGATATGTTCTGATTCTTATGATCCGATTAGGTGtttggaagagagagagagatgtgcCTTTCTAGATAATCTGTTTTGCGTCCCATGGCTTCCACTCGAAAGCCTAGTGGTTATGGAGCTGAAGCTGAAGCTCAGAAACGCTCCTCTTCAAATAGTAATACTAAGTCATCCAAAGCTGAGGTTGCTGAGAGTAAACGGTTACCTAAACCTGATTTCACATCCTTGTCCACCGTTCTTGAGCATGTAGATTCATTGACCATTGACAGCAAGGACCAGGAGAAGAAAACATCAGGCTTTGGCAGCGTCAAAACCAGCTCTGCCTCTGCTAAAGTGAGTGATGGCACGAGCAGTCTCGGCAAGACGAGTGGAAGCACCAAGTTCAGTGGCCACCTTGATTTCATGGGGAGTGGCAAAAGCAGTATCTGCAGGGGAAGCACAAGCAGTGACGTGAGCGATGAGAGTAGCTGCAGCAGCTTTAGTAGTAGCAGCACTGTCAACAAACCCCACAAGGCCAACGACTTGAGATGGGAAGCGATCCAAGCGGTTAGAGCTCGTGACGGGGTATTGGGTCTGAGCCATTTCAGGCTGCTCAAGAGGCTAGGCTGTGGGGACATTGGGAGTGTTTATCTCTCTGAGCTGAGCGGGACGAAGTGTTGCTTTGCGATGAAGGTTACGGACAAGACATCTCTTGCTAGTCGCAAGAAGCTTCTCAGGGCTCAGACGGAAAGAGAGATTCTTCAGTGTTTGGATCACCCGTTTCTTCCTACGCTCTACACTCACTTTGAGACTGAGAAGTTCTCGTGCTTGGTGATGGAGTTTTGTCCCGGTGGAGACTTGCATACTCTTAGGCAACGCCAGCCAGGGAAGCATTTCTCTGAGCAAGCGGTGAAGTAAGTCATCCTTCCTTTGATCTTATACTattgcaaactacaaagtattgCATATGTTACAAAAGGATCAAGCCATTCACTCTAACTCTTACTCTTAGCTGACTAGAGGTTTTGTTTTCAATGTGTGACAGGTTCTACATAGCAGAGTCATTGCTAGCGATTGAGTACCTGCACATGCTGGGGATTGTGTACCGTGATCTCAAGCCTGAGAACGTTTTGGTTCGGGAAGATGGACATATAATGCTCTCTGACTTTGACCTCTCGCTCCGATGTCTTGTCAGCCCGACACTGGTGAAATCTGCTGCCACTGAGTCAGATCCGTTACGCAAAAACGTTTACTGTCTTGAGCCTGCTTGCATCCAACCGTCTTGCACCGTCACCACCACTTGCTTCTCTCCACGTCTGTTCTCAAGCAAGTCTAGAAAGGAACGTAAATCTAAGAT is a genomic window containing:
- the LOC108805672 gene encoding LOW QUALITY PROTEIN: serine/threonine-protein kinase D6PKL2-like (The sequence of the model RefSeq protein was modified relative to this genomic sequence to represent the inferred CDS: inserted 1 base in 1 codon); amino-acid sequence: MASTRKPSGYGAEAEAQKRSSSNSNTKSSKAEVAESKRLPKPDFTSLSTVLEHVDSLTIDSKDQEKKTSGFGSVKTSSASAKVSDGTSSLGKTSGSTKFSGHLDFMGSGKSSICRGSTSSDVSDESSCSSFSSSSTVNKPHKANDLRWEAIQAVRARDGVLGLSHFRLLKRLGCGDIGSVYLSELSGTKCCFAMKVTDKTSLASRKKLLRAQTEREILQCLDHPFLPTLYTHFETEKFSCLVMEFCPGGDLHTLRQRQPGKHFSEQAVKFYIAESLLAIEYLHMLGIVYRDLKPENVLVREDGHIMLSDFDLSLRCLVSPTLVKSAATESDPLRKNVYCLEPACIQPSCTVTTTCFSPRLFSSKSRKERKSKIDTANQVRQLPELVAEPTDARSMSFVGTHEYLAPEIIKGEGHGXAVDWWTFGIFLYELLFERTPFKGSGNRQTLFNVVGQPLRFPETPVVSFAARDLIRGLLMKEPQQRLGFKRGATEVKQHPFFEGVNWALIRCATPPEIPKPVELEESGPVNVAESPSSQKTAAGLVLNAEKGSDKYLEFDFF